Within Actinomycetota bacterium, the genomic segment TATATACAGAGGTTCCGGTGAAAAAGGAGAGCTTGCAGTCTTTCTTAAAATAAATTTCAGGATGTTCTTAAGATTTTTCTTGTTTGCAAATTCAAGAATAAAGACACTGTCTTTCTTTAATATTCTTGAAACCTCATTGATAAAACCGGATGTTGAGCCAAGATGATGCATCAGTCTTACAGATATTGCCATATCTAGTTTTTCATTCCTCAAAGGGATGTTTTCTGCATCTGCTGCAATAAAATAAATATTCAGGGGTTTTCTTGCAGAAGCATTCTTTGAATAGAAGTCTTTTACAGACTGCATGGTGTTTTTAAGATTGCTGACTGAATAATCAAGCATTATTATCCGGTTAAAATCGTTATACTCATTAAACAATCTTCCAAAACCACATCCTATATCTGCAATAACACCTTTATTTTTAAAACCTGCAAATAGTTTTCTTATTGCAGTTCTTTCAGAATAATCCTCATACTGCCTTTTATTATCCTGCCAGAATTCTCTGTAGTCATATGTTTCATAATCAGACCTTCTTAATTCCAATACAACCTTCCCTTTTAATTATCAAAAAACGGAATAAGGTTATATTAGTTATATAATCGTCAAATATCAATAATTTAATCAAGCCGGACTTCTGAATCTGCCGACTCTGATAAAGCATTGTTTTCGCTACTTAGATCCGGTAATGAAAATTCAAGGCTTGGCGCAACTACATCTGCCACAATATTCATTATATTTATTTTTTTCCCGTCTTTTGTGTCAAAGCTTCTGTGATTAAGCCTTCCGCTAATGATAACTCTGTCGCCTTTTTTAAGCTTACCTGCACAATTTTCTGCCAGACGGTTCCATGCAGTGACATTGAAGAAATCAACATTTTCATTTTCATTCCCGTCTTTGTCTCTCCATCTTTTATTAACTGCTATTCGCAAATCGGTAATTGCAAGTCCCTCGTTTGTATATTTAATTTCAGGATCTCTTGAAAGATTACCTAGCAAAACAAATTGATTTAAACCATTCATTGCTTCTCCTTCTGTTAAATTATTTTAAAAACTGAATCGATATTTTTTACAAAAACCAAAATCTTCACTCCATGGATAGATTATCCTTGAAGTTGCTGTAGACGAAATACTGTTTTTTTTCATCAACTTATCTACAAAAAGAAGATTAAGGGGCGCTTTTGCCGTAACACTCACTTCGTCATAGGAAATATTTATATCTATTTCATAATTCTTTATGTTCTTATATTCATCACTCAGAATATCTTCAATATTAATATCATTATGTTTAAAACTTAAAAGTTCCTGTGAAATTGCCAAGGACAACATCTCCGCAACATTTTCCGTTTTTTCTCTTTTGACGAAAATACATGAAAAATCAAGAATGATTATCAGAAAAAAACATATAAAAATCATAAAAACCAGAACCGTTATGCTGATATTGCCATTTTCATTTTTCTTAGATCTCATCCTGATTCCCACATTCCATCCTCATGGTGCTCTCTGCATTAAGTATTACTTTTTTACCGGTAAAACTTTCAAGAATATTGCCAAAACCGCCATATCTTATACTTATTTTTACTTTTATGTATTCTCCGATTCTTCTTTCGGATTCGCTGCCTGGAATAAAGCAGACATTGTCAAACGTAATATATTTTCCTGTCAGATTATTTCTGATAAAATAAGCAGCTTTATCATTTGAATTTGTGGTTGCAATAATTCTTGCAGTTTCTCTTGCAGACTGCTCAATATTATTCTGCAGATATATCAAATAGCCAAGCTGGAGGAAGACAAAAAAAATGATGATCACAAAAGGCAGCACCATTATGAATTCTATTGTAGACTGGCCATTTTTTATGTAAATATTAAAATGTCTTTTTATAAAATAATTTATTTTGCTAATTTTCATTCTTTTATGTTTTGTGAAAATCTTTAATCAATACTCCTCCAACCTGGCTGAAACCGATGATGTTTTCTTAAATCAGTTCAGAGATCTTGCTAAAAGCTTTTGAAATCAGATCAACAATCATCGGCTTGCCGACTGCAACCAGTATAGCTGAAATTATTCCCGCTACTACCGTAACCAAAGCATATTCCAGGGTAGACTGACCCTTCCTGGAAACTAACTTTTTCTTTATAGAAATTAAAATTCTATTAATAAAATCACCTCCCTTCATCATTGAATTATTTAGCATTTACCTCCTTTCATATATTTTTTACAGATACTTAAATTAGAAAAGGTCTCCTCCTATTACATATACAAGCGGTCCCCCTACAATCAGAATAAATGATGGAAGAACCAGAAAAATAAGGGGGAATAGTATTTTTGTTGAAAGAAGCCTGGTTTTTCTGTCTATTATCTGGGAAATCTCGAACCTTGAAAAATCGGCTTTTTGTCTGATTATCTCACTTATGGAAGAACCATAATTTTCTGCCTGCTGCAGCATAAAGACAAATCTTTTGAAAGATTCCGGGTTATTTCTCGAAAGCAGCCTTTTATATGATTCTTCTTTGCCAAACCCAAGTTCAAGATCTTTGAGAAAGGTAGACAGTTCATTGGAGATATACCCTTTATACTCATTTGTCACTATTTTGATCGAATTATAAATGCTCTGACCTGCAAGCGTAGCAACATATATAAGATCCGCAGCAAAAGCAAGTTCGTTTTCTACTTTGTGGTTTAATCTGCTGACGAACATATTTACAAAAAAATCAGGAATAAAAAATCCTGCAAAGAATCCTATGACAAAAACAATACAGATATTAGAAAAACTCATTATCACTGATAAGAGCATCGCCAGAGAGAATGCCGTAAGTATTTTGAAACCAAGGACTGAATGTATGTTTAATCCTGTAAAGTTTATGCCAATGAAGCTGACTTTTTTAGTTAATTTATTCTTATAAAAACAGGGCAGCACTTTTTGTGTTGTTTTTCCCAGAAATAAAAGCAGTCTTACAAACCAGAATCTTTTATTGTTAAGAAATTTCTGATGAACACCTTCTTTGCCTTTATCCTTCAGTGTTTCATCTTTTTTTCTCAGCAATCTTTTTCTAACAAGATAATATATAAAATAAAGACAGACTGAAAAATATATCAATATTAAAATAATCATATTTTTCATAGATAATCTTCCCTTACTATTCTTTTTATAACTATATAACCGGATAGCTCCAGCAAGGTTCCGATTAAAATGGCGGCAATTCCCAACCCGGTAGAGATAAATCTCTCAACAGCCTGATTAAAAATAAAATACATAAAAATAAGTCCTATGGCAGGGAAAAAAACTATTATATTCCCTGAAAGCCTGCTCTGGGCAGTCCTTGTTTTTACCTTGGTTCTTACCCTGATATTTTCCTGGACAGTTTTAAGTATGTTTGAAGCAATAAAAAGGAAATTGCCTCCAATTGTATTGTTGATTTTTATGGCATTAATCAGTAACCGTATCTCTTTGTTGTCTGCATTTTTTGAAAAATTATCCAGAGCTTCTTCAAAAGGAATATTGAATTCAACTTCATTATCAATTTTTTTTAAGTAAGAATATAAAGGATTCCTGAACCAGGATAATGAAATTTTGAAAATCTGCCTTATATTTTTTCCCGATTTTAAAAGTATTATCATATTTGAAATAAACTCTGCAATCTGTATTTCAAAAAATTCTTTTCTTTTCTCCTGGACTCTCTGAATAGTTTCAAATGTAATAATTGAAGCCACCATACTAAAGAATATTGAGATAAAAATATTCCTGAAGAAAATCTGAAACATCAATAAAGCGATAAAAAAAACAATCGGAAATAGAATTTGTTTTTTTATGGTAAAAAATTTCCTTAATCTTTCCTTTTTTCCTATTTTTTCTCTGCTGCGGAAATGGCTATTGTCCTCATGATTGATTGAGATATGCTTATGCATAAAAATCAGTCTTATTGATTTTGTAATGCCTTTTAAAAAACAATAA encodes:
- a CDS encoding methyltransferase domain-containing protein, with the translated sequence MELRRSDYETYDYREFWQDNKRQYEDYSERTAIRKLFAGFKNKGVIADIGCGFGRLFNEYNDFNRIIMLDYSVSNLKNTMQSVKDFYSKNASARKPLNIYFIAADAENIPLRNEKLDMAISVRLMHHLGSTSGFINEVSRILKKDSVFILEFANKKNLKNILKFILRKTASSPFSPEPLYIGETIRNYHPKEILKEIHESGLQIKRLISVSNFRLSFLKNRIRTGLLNKAENIVQNIFSFLRLGPSIFIKASKPEKDKIAANTDAPDFSDLIMCPSCRDGEYGFSFTENEITCNKCSRKFKITDGIYDLRI
- a CDS encoding single-stranded DNA-binding protein, which translates into the protein MNGLNQFVLLGNLSRDPEIKYTNEGLAITDLRIAVNKRWRDKDGNENENVDFFNVTAWNRLAENCAGKLKKGDRVIISGRLNHRSFDTKDGKKINIMNIVADVVAPSLEFSLPDLSSENNALSESADSEVRLD
- a CDS encoding pilus assembly protein, which produces MKISKINYFIKRHFNIYIKNGQSTIEFIMVLPFVIIIFFVFLQLGYLIYLQNNIEQSARETARIIATTNSNDKAAYFIRNNLTGKYITFDNVCFIPGSESERRIGEYIKVKISIRYGGFGNILESFTGKKVILNAESTMRMECGNQDEI
- a CDS encoding type II secretion system F family protein; this translates as MKNMIILILIYFSVCLYFIYYLVRKRLLRKKDETLKDKGKEGVHQKFLNNKRFWFVRLLLFLGKTTQKVLPCFYKNKLTKKVSFIGINFTGLNIHSVLGFKILTAFSLAMLLSVIMSFSNICIVFVIGFFAGFFIPDFFVNMFVSRLNHKVENELAFAADLIYVATLAGQSIYNSIKIVTNEYKGYISNELSTFLKDLELGFGKEESYKRLLSRNNPESFKRFVFMLQQAENYGSSISEIIRQKADFSRFEISQIIDRKTRLLSTKILFPLIFLVLPSFILIVGGPLVYVIGGDLF